In Rattus norvegicus strain BN/NHsdMcwi chromosome 3, GRCr8, whole genome shotgun sequence, a genomic segment contains:
- the Gdap1l1 gene encoding ganglioside-induced differentiation-associated protein 1-like 1 isoform X1, giving the protein MATPNNLTPTNCSWWPISALESDAAKPVEAPDAPEAASPAHWPKESLVLYHWTQSFSSQKVRLVIAEKGLSCEERDVSLPQSEHKEPWFMRLNLGEEVPVIIHRDNIISDYDQIIDYVERTFTGEHVVALMPEAGSPQHARVLQYRELLDALPMDAYTHGCILHPELTTDSMIPKYATAEIRRHLANATTDLMKLDHEEPQLSEPYLSKQKKLMAKILEHDDVGYLKKILGELAMVLDQIEAELEKRKLENEDV; this is encoded by the exons ATGGCGACCCCCAACAACCTGACCCCCACCAACTGCAGCTGGTGGCCCATCTCGGCGCTGGAGAGCGATGCAGCCAAGCCGGTGGAAGCCCCCGACGCGCCCGAGGCAGCCAGCCCCGCCCATTGGCCCAAGGAGAGCCTGGTTCTGTACCACTGGACCCAATCCTTCAGCTCGCAGAAG GTGCGGCTGGTGATTGCTGAGAAGGGCCTGTCCTGTGAAGAGAGAGACGTGAGCTTGCCTCAGAGTGAGCATAAGGAACCCTGGTTCATGAGGCTCAACCTGGGTGAGGAGGTCCCGGTCATTATCCACAGAGACAACATTATCAGTGACTACGACCAGATCATTGACTATGTGGAACGCACCTTCACAGGAG AGCATGTGGTGGCCTTGATGCCCGAGGCAGGCAGCCCACAACACGCCCGAGTGCTGCAGTACCGGGAGCTGCTGGATGCGTTGCCCATGGACGCCTACACGCACGGCTGCATCCTGCACCCCGAGCTCACCACAGATTCCATGATCCCCAAGTATGCCACGGCTGAGATCCGCA GACATTTAGCCAACGCCAccacagacctcatgaaactggaccATGAAGAACCACAGCTCTCTGAGCCTTACCTTTCTAAACAGAAGAAGCTTATG GCCAAGATCCTAGAGCACGACGATGTGGGCTACCTGAAGAAGATCCTCGGGGAGCTGGCTATGGTGCTGGACCAGATCgaagcagagctggagaagaggAAACTGGAGAATGAGG